A single region of the Streptomyces sp. NBC_01803 genome encodes:
- a CDS encoding helix-hairpin-helix domain-containing protein translates to MELPVTAENDVPPQDAAAQLRAAVRAVESGERPAASFFTRPAPPPPRPAPAPARAGGGAAQRTARAVSVPDEVPELLARGGAPEALAPRVVAALGEGAAGELAADPWRLLAVDGVRPEQADGFARALLGPECTPGDARRTRALTGWLLERAALAGHTALESAAVAKGLSQHGVPDPDEAVRDAIEAGAVLVFQDRDPDAAPGLDLDPAADPDADPDADPEMAGEAGGAVHVLLGLERFALAEESLADGLSRLRGTFEAREADDADWAAVGAAAPSPSAAELIRAAAGGPLVTHAGGEAARAEPAALVAAARSLGLRAFAATHGPDGRRRLAALLPDGDADAAVTVDGLLTGREGPGRDGEGLLALDVLAVLDAAQLDTEAAAALVESLPDGARLVLSGDPMLLGPAGAGQAFTDVLAAGVCPHIVSRTPDPGPVGELVSGVGAGELQHVAAPDKEVVIVPVRDAGEAVHRAVQLVADSIPRAFGRAAHEVQVITPGHGGAAGTRALNAALKARLNPGPGRFGGFDPGDRVAHSPAPGRTRLATVADADAEGLWLEDLQGGDGRFAVARELVADTVRHGWAVTAHQAAGSRWPAAVVVLPGDAVRDIDRAWLYTAFSRGEAHLSVVQGAGPALARAVAAPPVDARGTRLRTLLREQATIAAAGAPVGRSTTGVR, encoded by the coding sequence CTGGAGCTCCCTGTGACCGCCGAGAACGACGTGCCGCCGCAGGACGCCGCGGCCCAGCTCCGCGCCGCCGTGCGGGCCGTGGAGAGCGGCGAACGGCCCGCCGCCTCGTTCTTCACTCGGCCCGCTCCCCCACCGCCACGCCCGGCCCCGGCCCCGGCGCGGGCCGGAGGGGGTGCGGCACAGCGGACCGCCCGTGCGGTGTCCGTGCCGGACGAGGTGCCCGAGCTGCTGGCCAGGGGCGGGGCACCGGAGGCGCTCGCGCCCCGGGTGGTGGCGGCGCTCGGCGAGGGCGCGGCCGGCGAGCTGGCCGCCGATCCGTGGCGGCTGCTCGCGGTCGACGGGGTGCGTCCCGAGCAGGCGGACGGCTTCGCGCGGGCGCTGCTCGGACCGGAGTGCACCCCGGGCGACGCGCGCAGGACGCGCGCGCTGACCGGGTGGCTGCTGGAGCGCGCGGCCCTGGCCGGGCACACGGCCCTGGAGTCGGCTGCCGTGGCCAAGGGCCTGTCCCAGCACGGCGTTCCGGACCCGGACGAGGCGGTGCGGGACGCGATCGAGGCGGGCGCGGTGCTGGTCTTCCAGGACCGGGACCCGGACGCGGCTCCCGGCCTGGATCTCGACCCCGCTGCCGATCCGGATGCCGATCCGGATGCCGATCCGGAGATGGCCGGGGAGGCGGGGGGCGCGGTCCATGTGCTGCTCGGCCTGGAGCGGTTCGCGCTGGCCGAGGAGAGCCTGGCGGACGGGCTGTCCCGGCTGCGCGGCACGTTCGAGGCGCGGGAGGCCGACGACGCGGACTGGGCGGCGGTCGGCGCCGCCGCGCCGTCCCCGTCCGCCGCCGAGCTCATCCGGGCGGCGGCGGGCGGCCCGCTGGTGACGCACGCCGGCGGCGAGGCCGCGCGGGCCGAGCCGGCCGCGCTGGTCGCGGCGGCGCGGTCGCTCGGCCTGCGGGCGTTCGCCGCCACGCACGGACCGGACGGACGGCGGCGGCTGGCCGCGTTGCTGCCGGACGGTGACGCCGACGCCGCCGTCACGGTGGACGGGCTGCTCACCGGCCGGGAGGGTCCGGGCCGGGACGGCGAAGGGCTGCTCGCGCTCGACGTGCTCGCCGTCCTGGACGCCGCCCAGCTCGACACCGAGGCCGCCGCGGCGCTGGTCGAGTCGCTGCCGGACGGCGCGCGGCTGGTGCTCAGCGGCGATCCGATGCTGCTCGGCCCGGCCGGCGCGGGCCAGGCGTTCACGGACGTCCTGGCCGCCGGGGTCTGCCCGCACATCGTGTCGCGGACGCCGGACCCCGGCCCGGTCGGCGAGTTGGTCTCCGGCGTCGGCGCCGGGGAGTTGCAGCATGTGGCGGCGCCGGACAAGGAGGTGGTGATCGTGCCGGTGCGGGACGCGGGCGAGGCCGTGCACCGGGCGGTCCAGCTCGTCGCGGACTCGATTCCGCGCGCCTTCGGCCGCGCCGCGCACGAGGTACAGGTGATCACCCCGGGGCACGGCGGCGCGGCCGGCACCCGCGCGCTGAACGCGGCGCTGAAGGCGCGGCTCAATCCGGGGCCGGGCCGGTTCGGCGGGTTCGACCCGGGCGACCGGGTCGCGCACTCCCCCGCGCCGGGGCGGACCCGGCTGGCGACCGTGGCCGACGCCGACGCGGAGGGCCTGTGGCTGGAGGATCTCCAGGGCGGCGACGGCCGGTTCGCCGTGGCCAGGGAGCTGGTGGCGGACACCGTGCGGCACGGCTGGGCGGTCACCGCCCACCAGGCGGCCGGGAGCCGCTGGCCGGCGGCCGTGGTGGTGCTGCCGGGCGACGCGGTGCGGGACATCGACCGGGCCTGGCTCTACACGGCGTTCAGCCGGGGCGAGGCGCATCTGTCGGTGGTCCAGGGCGCCGGACCGGCGCTGGCCCGCGCGGTCGCCGCCCCGCCCGTGGACGCGCGCGGCACCCGCCTGCGCACGCTGCTGCGCGAGCAGGCGACGATCGCCGCGGCCGGGGCGCCGGTCGGTCGGTCGACCACCGGCGTCCGTTGA
- the mshC gene encoding cysteine--1-D-myo-inosityl 2-amino-2-deoxy-alpha-D-glucopyranoside ligase — protein sequence MYAWPAPKVPALPGQGRDLAVHDTSTDGRVTLSPGSVARLYVCGITPYDATHLGHAATYIAFDLVQRVWLDAGRQVHYVQNVTDVDDPLLERAAATGVEWTALAERETALFREDMTALRILPPRDYIGAVEAIPDIVPLIERLRTMGAAYDVDGDVYFSVDSDRHFGEVSRLDAAAMRALSAERGGDPERPGKKNPVDPLLWRAARPGEPSWEGASLGPGRPGWHIECVAIALDRLGMGFDMQGGGSDLVFPHHEMGASHAQVLTGDHPYAATYVHAGMVAYEGEKMSKSKGNLVFVSRLRRDGVDPAAIRLALLAHHYRSDWEWTDTDLDAAVRRLAHWRAAVSRPDGPPAETVIEEIRAALADDLDAPAALAAVDRWADVQHGAGGEDTGATGVVSRAVDALLGVAL from the coding sequence ATGTATGCCTGGCCAGCACCCAAGGTCCCCGCCCTGCCCGGTCAGGGCCGTGACCTCGCGGTTCACGACACCTCCACGGACGGTCGGGTGACCCTCAGCCCCGGTTCCGTCGCCCGGCTCTACGTCTGCGGGATCACCCCCTACGACGCGACCCATCTGGGGCACGCGGCGACCTACATCGCGTTCGACCTCGTCCAGCGGGTCTGGCTCGACGCGGGGCGGCAGGTGCACTATGTCCAGAACGTCACCGATGTGGACGACCCGCTGCTGGAGCGCGCCGCCGCCACCGGCGTGGAGTGGACGGCGCTGGCCGAGCGCGAGACGGCCCTGTTCCGCGAGGACATGACGGCCCTGCGCATCCTGCCGCCGCGCGACTACATCGGGGCCGTGGAGGCGATACCGGACATCGTCCCCCTCATCGAGCGGCTGCGGACCATGGGCGCCGCCTACGACGTCGACGGCGACGTCTACTTCTCGGTCGACTCCGACCGGCACTTCGGCGAGGTCTCCCGGCTGGACGCCGCCGCGATGCGGGCGCTGTCGGCCGAGCGCGGCGGCGACCCGGAGCGGCCCGGCAAGAAGAACCCCGTGGACCCGCTGCTGTGGCGGGCGGCCCGCCCCGGCGAGCCCTCGTGGGAGGGCGCCTCGCTCGGCCCGGGGCGCCCCGGCTGGCACATCGAGTGCGTCGCGATCGCCCTCGACCGGCTCGGCATGGGCTTCGACATGCAGGGCGGCGGCTCCGATCTCGTCTTCCCGCACCACGAGATGGGCGCCTCGCACGCCCAGGTCCTCACCGGCGACCACCCCTACGCCGCCACCTACGTGCACGCCGGGATGGTGGCCTACGAGGGCGAGAAGATGTCCAAGTCCAAGGGGAACCTGGTGTTCGTCTCCCGGCTGCGCCGGGACGGCGTCGACCCGGCCGCCATCCGGCTGGCGCTGCTGGCCCACCACTACCGCTCGGACTGGGAGTGGACGGATACGGATCTGGACGCCGCCGTCCGGCGGCTGGCGCACTGGCGGGCCGCGGTCTCCCGGCCCGACGGGCCGCCGGCCGAGACGGTGATCGAGGAGATCCGCGCGGCGCTGGCGGACGATCTCGACGCCCCGGCCGCGCTGGCCGCCGTGGACCGCTGGGCGGACGTCCAGCACGGCGCGGGGGGCGAGGACACGGGTGCCACCGGGGTGGTCTCCCGGGCGGTGGACGCCCTGCTGGGCGTCGCGCTCTAG
- a CDS encoding DUF3090 domain-containing protein: MSRQVFLYDPPERFVAGTVGLPGRRTFFLQATAAGRTTSVALEKAQVEALAERIDELLDEVVRRSGGNTTVPAVASSELSDTGPLQTPVEEEFRVGTMALAWDSENERMIVEAQALVELEAESEEAFAEAEERLLRDDENGPPMLRVRLTGTMARAFAQRALEVVNAGRPPCPLCSLPLDPEGHVCPRQNGYRRSRV, encoded by the coding sequence GTGTCCCGTCAGGTGTTCCTCTACGACCCTCCCGAACGCTTTGTCGCCGGGACCGTCGGATTGCCTGGCCGCCGTACCTTCTTCCTCCAGGCAACGGCGGCGGGCCGAACCACCAGCGTGGCCCTGGAGAAGGCCCAGGTGGAGGCGCTCGCCGAGCGCATCGACGAGCTTCTGGATGAGGTGGTGCGGCGCTCCGGCGGCAATACGACGGTCCCGGCCGTCGCCTCCTCCGAGCTGTCCGACACCGGCCCGCTCCAGACGCCGGTCGAGGAGGAGTTCCGCGTCGGCACCATGGCCCTGGCCTGGGACAGCGAGAACGAGCGCATGATCGTGGAGGCCCAGGCGCTGGTCGAGCTGGAGGCCGAGTCCGAGGAGGCGTTCGCCGAGGCGGAGGAGCGGCTGCTGCGGGACGACGAGAACGGCCCGCCCATGCTGCGCGTCCGGCTCACCGGGACCATGGCCCGCGCCTTCGCCCAGCGCGCCCTCGAAGTCGTCAACGCGGGACGGCCGCCCTGCCCGTTGTGCAGCCTGCCGCTCGACCCGGAAGGACACGTATGTCCGCGCCAGAACGGATACCGCAGAAGCCGGGTGTGA
- a CDS encoding MSMEG_4193 family putative phosphomutase, with amino-acid sequence MPTLLLLRHGRTTANSSGVLAGRTPGIGLDEHGAAQAAALPARLAGIPLAAAVHSPLQRCAETLAPLREARPELPVRAEERIVECDYGEWTNRKLKDLAGDPLMTTVRRQPSAVVFPGGESLRSMHARVVAAARDWDARIEAEHGADAIWLMCTHGDNIKAVVADALGLHLDMFQRIVPHPASVTAIRYGEPPLLLRFGDTGDLAEFVPHTDEAARDAAEATEAPVGGGA; translated from the coding sequence ATGCCCACCCTGCTGCTTCTCCGTCACGGCCGCACCACCGCCAACTCCTCGGGGGTGCTGGCCGGTCGCACCCCCGGCATCGGCCTCGACGAGCACGGTGCCGCGCAGGCCGCCGCGCTTCCGGCCCGGCTGGCCGGCATCCCGCTGGCCGCCGCCGTGCACAGCCCGCTCCAGCGGTGCGCCGAGACCCTGGCGCCGCTGCGCGAGGCCCGCCCGGAGCTGCCGGTGCGCGCCGAGGAGCGGATCGTCGAGTGCGACTACGGGGAGTGGACCAACCGCAAGCTCAAGGACCTCGCCGGGGATCCCCTGATGACGACCGTCCGGCGCCAGCCGTCCGCCGTCGTCTTCCCCGGCGGCGAGTCGCTGCGCTCCATGCACGCCCGCGTGGTGGCCGCGGCCCGCGACTGGGACGCCAGGATCGAGGCGGAGCACGGCGCGGACGCGATCTGGCTGATGTGCACGCACGGTGACAACATCAAGGCCGTGGTGGCCGACGCCCTCGGGCTCCACCTCGACATGTTCCAGCGCATCGTGCCGCACCCGGCCTCCGTGACGGCCATCCGCTACGGGGAGCCGCCGCTGCTGCTGCGCTTCGGTGACACCGGCGACCTCGCCGAGTTCGTCCCGCACACCGACGAGGCGGCCCGGGACGCCGCCGAGGCCACCGAGGCGCCGGTGGGCGGCGGTGCCTAG
- a CDS encoding LLM class F420-dependent oxidoreductase, with the protein MRLGINLGYWGAGMDADNLAVAQEADRLGYAVCWAAEAYGSDGASVLAWVAAQTERIDIGSGIFQIPARTPAMTAMTAATLDSLSGGRFRLGLGVSGPQVSEGWYGVRFDRPLARTREYVEIVRKAMARERLTHEGEHWTLPLPGGPGKPIKLTVHPVRERVPLYIAAIGPKNLALTGEIADGALLIFFAPEHAEETTLGALRAGRATAGKTLDGFDVVPTVPMALGDDVEALADHFRPYTALYVGGMGSREQNFYNRLARRMGYEKEAAEIQERYLSGDKQGAAAAVPHRLIDSTTLIGPVERLADRMRVYAEAGVTTLSLAPAGFTLEERVASLRAGVEALERAGLA; encoded by the coding sequence ATGCGCCTTGGAATCAATCTCGGCTACTGGGGTGCCGGGATGGACGCGGACAATCTCGCGGTCGCCCAGGAGGCCGACCGGCTCGGCTACGCCGTCTGCTGGGCGGCCGAGGCGTACGGCTCGGACGGCGCGAGCGTCCTGGCCTGGGTCGCCGCCCAGACCGAGCGCATCGACATCGGCTCCGGCATTTTCCAGATCCCGGCCCGCACCCCGGCCATGACCGCGATGACGGCCGCCACCCTCGACTCCCTCTCCGGCGGGCGCTTCCGCCTCGGCCTCGGGGTCTCCGGGCCGCAGGTCTCCGAGGGCTGGTACGGCGTCAGGTTCGACCGGCCGCTGGCCCGCACCCGCGAGTACGTCGAGATCGTCCGCAAGGCGATGGCCCGCGAACGCCTCACCCACGAGGGCGAGCACTGGACGCTGCCGCTGCCCGGCGGTCCCGGCAAGCCCATCAAGCTCACGGTGCACCCGGTCCGCGAGCGCGTCCCGCTCTACATCGCCGCCATCGGCCCGAAGAACCTGGCTCTGACCGGCGAGATCGCGGACGGCGCCCTGCTGATCTTCTTCGCCCCCGAGCACGCCGAGGAGACCACGCTGGGCGCGCTCCGCGCCGGCCGGGCCACGGCGGGGAAGACGCTGGACGGCTTCGACGTCGTGCCGACCGTGCCGATGGCCCTCGGCGACGACGTGGAGGCGCTCGCCGACCACTTCCGCCCGTACACCGCGCTCTACGTCGGCGGCATGGGCAGCCGTGAGCAGAACTTCTACAACCGGCTCGCCCGGCGCATGGGGTACGAAAAGGAGGCCGCCGAGATCCAGGAGCGGTACCTGTCCGGCGACAAGCAGGGCGCCGCCGCGGCCGTTCCGCACCGGCTGATCGACTCCACCACCCTCATCGGGCCCGTGGAGCGCCTCGCGGACCGGATGCGGGTCTACGCCGAGGCCGGCGTCACCACTCTCTCCCTCGCCCCCGCCGGTTTCACCCTGGAGGAGCGGGTCGCCTCGCTGCGGGCCGGTGTCGAGGCCCTGGAACGCGCCGGTCTGGCCTGA
- a CDS encoding glycerol-3-phosphate dehydrogenase/oxidase, with protein sequence MNTLHPTAAPGAPGAPGQADRRAETRGRLAAATYDLLVIGGGILGTSVAWHAAQSGLRVAMVDAGDFAGATSSASSKLVHGGLRYLQTGAVRLVAENHHERRVLARDVAPHLVNPLTFYLPVYKGGPHGAVKLGAGVFAYSALSAFGDGVGRLISPAKAAAANPALRTDNLKAVAVYGDHQMNDARVAVMTVRAAAQSGAVVLNHAEVTGLRFTGGRVTGADLKDRIDGTEFGVDARLVLNATGPWVDHLRRMENPDAMPSVRLSKGAHLVLRRSQPWGAAMATPVDKYRITFALPWEDMLLLGTTDERYEGDPADVRATEADIDQILAEAAFSVRDEALDRSLMTYAFAGLRVLPGGPGGVESAKRETVVTEGRGGMLSVAGGKWTTYRHIGRTVLAALAKLPGVSLGRDMEPVSDLVRHAPLPGVANPNAVAHRLLIDREPGVAIDPATARHLATHYGSLAFDIADLVHQDPSLGERVHPDGPEIWAQVVYARDHEWAETADDVLRRRTTLTIRGLDGEGVRARVDEVLGRKS encoded by the coding sequence ATGAACACGCTGCACCCGACCGCCGCCCCCGGCGCCCCCGGCGCCCCCGGCCAGGCAGACCGGCGGGCCGAAACCAGAGGGCGGCTCGCCGCCGCCACCTACGATCTGCTGGTCATCGGCGGCGGCATCCTGGGCACCTCGGTCGCCTGGCACGCCGCCCAGTCGGGGCTGCGGGTGGCGATGGTGGACGCGGGCGACTTCGCCGGCGCCACCTCGTCCGCCTCCTCCAAGCTCGTCCACGGCGGACTGCGGTACCTCCAGACCGGCGCGGTCAGGCTGGTCGCCGAGAACCACCACGAGCGTCGCGTGCTGGCCCGGGACGTGGCCCCGCACCTCGTCAACCCGCTCACCTTCTACCTGCCCGTCTACAAGGGCGGCCCGCACGGCGCCGTGAAGCTCGGCGCCGGCGTCTTCGCCTACTCCGCGCTGTCCGCCTTCGGCGACGGCGTCGGCCGCCTCATCTCCCCGGCCAAGGCCGCCGCCGCCAACCCGGCGCTGCGCACCGACAACCTCAAGGCCGTCGCCGTCTACGGCGACCACCAGATGAACGACGCCCGGGTCGCCGTGATGACCGTCCGGGCCGCCGCCCAGTCCGGAGCCGTCGTCCTCAACCACGCCGAGGTGACCGGCCTGCGCTTCACCGGCGGGCGCGTGACCGGCGCGGACCTCAAGGACCGGATCGACGGCACCGAGTTCGGCGTGGACGCCCGCCTCGTCCTCAACGCCACCGGCCCGTGGGTCGACCACCTGCGCCGCATGGAGAACCCGGACGCCATGCCCAGCGTCCGGCTCTCCAAGGGCGCCCACCTGGTGCTGCGCCGCAGCCAGCCGTGGGGCGCCGCGATGGCCACGCCGGTCGACAAGTACCGCATCACCTTCGCCCTCCCCTGGGAGGACATGCTGCTGCTCGGCACCACCGACGAGCGCTACGAGGGCGACCCGGCCGACGTGCGCGCCACCGAGGCCGACATCGACCAGATCCTGGCGGAGGCCGCGTTCTCCGTCCGCGACGAGGCGCTGGACCGCTCCCTGATGACGTACGCCTTCGCCGGTCTGCGCGTACTGCCCGGCGGACCGGGCGGCGTCGAGTCCGCCAAGCGCGAAACGGTCGTCACCGAGGGCCGCGGCGGCATGCTGTCGGTGGCCGGCGGCAAGTGGACCACCTACCGGCACATCGGCCGCACGGTGCTGGCCGCGCTGGCCAAGCTGCCGGGCGTGTCGCTGGGCCGGGACATGGAGCCGGTCTCCGACCTGGTCCGCCACGCGCCGCTGCCCGGCGTCGCCAACCCCAACGCGGTCGCGCACCGCCTGCTCATCGACCGCGAGCCGGGCGTCGCCATCGACCCGGCGACGGCCCGTCACCTGGCCACCCACTACGGCTCGCTGGCCTTCGACATCGCCGACCTCGTCCACCAGGACCCGTCCCTCGGCGAGCGCGTCCACCCCGACGGCCCCGAGATCTGGGCGCAGGTCGTCTACGCGCGCGATCACGAGTGGGCGGAGACCGCCGACGACGTGCTGCGCCGCCGCACGACGCTGACGATCCGCGGTCTGGACGGCGAGGGCGTCCGCGCCCGCGTCGACGAGGTGCTCGGCCGGAAATCCTGA
- a CDS encoding PAC2 family protein — protein sequence MIELDGVPELVDPVMVAAFEGWNDAGDAASTAVAHLEREWKGEVFAALDAEDYYDFQVNRPHIWLDGGVRRITWPTTRLSVVRIGSENGPVKRRDLVLVRGIEPSMRWRSFCNEILGFAHELGVEMVVVLGALLGDTPHTRPVPVTSVTSDEDLARTLDLEESRYEGPTGIVGILQEACTHAGVPAVTLWAAVPHYVAQPPNPKASLALLHSLEDLLDVNIPLGDLPEDARAWQIGVDQLAAEDSEVAEYVKSLEEARDTADLPEASGEAIAKEFERYLRRRDGQPPAGDPGSYLRDPGSGRTRPRRRPPEGGEGQGPPEPGPPSAESDD from the coding sequence GTGATCGAGCTCGATGGAGTTCCCGAGCTGGTCGACCCGGTCATGGTGGCCGCGTTCGAGGGCTGGAACGATGCTGGTGACGCCGCCTCCACCGCGGTCGCTCATCTGGAGCGGGAGTGGAAGGGCGAGGTGTTCGCGGCCCTGGACGCCGAGGACTACTACGACTTCCAGGTCAACCGGCCGCACATCTGGCTGGACGGCGGCGTGCGCCGCATCACCTGGCCGACGACCCGGCTGTCGGTGGTGCGGATCGGCTCCGAGAACGGTCCCGTCAAGCGGCGCGACCTCGTGCTGGTGCGCGGCATCGAGCCGAGCATGCGCTGGCGCTCGTTCTGCAACGAGATCCTTGGCTTCGCCCACGAGTTGGGCGTGGAGATGGTGGTGGTGCTCGGCGCGCTGCTGGGCGACACCCCGCACACCCGGCCGGTGCCCGTCACCAGCGTGACGTCCGACGAGGATCTGGCGCGCACGCTGGATCTGGAGGAGTCGCGGTACGAGGGCCCCACCGGCATCGTCGGCATCCTCCAGGAGGCGTGCACGCACGCCGGAGTGCCGGCCGTCACGCTGTGGGCGGCCGTTCCGCACTACGTGGCCCAGCCTCCCAACCCCAAGGCGTCGCTGGCGCTGCTGCACTCCCTGGAGGACCTGCTCGACGTCAACATCCCGCTGGGCGACCTCCCCGAGGACGCCCGCGCCTGGCAGATCGGCGTCGACCAACTGGCCGCCGAGGACAGCGAGGTGGCGGAGTATGTGAAGTCGCTTGAGGAGGCCAGGGACACGGCCGACCTGCCGGAGGCGTCCGGCGAGGCCATCGCCAAGGAGTTCGAGCGCTATCTGCGCCGCCGCGACGGCCAGCCCCCGGCCGGCGATCCGGGGTCGTATCTGCGCGACCCGGGCAGCGGCCGGACCCGCCCCCGGCGCCGGCCGCCCGAGGGCGGCGAGGGCCAGGGACCGCCGGAGCCGGGGCCGCCGTCCGCCGAGTCCGACGACTGA
- a CDS encoding SCO1664 family protein, whose protein sequence is MSAPERIPQKPGVTAEAVLARGELTVHGRIAEASNAVLYATAGLDGHHLPCVYKPIAGERPLWDFPEGTLAQREVAAYEVSRALGWDLVPPTVLRDGPHGEGMCQLWVGPTPDDPGDPDAPERGPDGLLALVDADAPEPGWKAVGFADVGGGRTALLVHADDERLRRIAALDAVINNGDRKGGHLLPLADGRLFGIDHGVTFHIENKLRTLLWGWAGEPLPTAVRAALSLLQDQLADAGPLMARLRELITAAECEALRDRTADLLSDGHYPRPTGEWPAIPWPLV, encoded by the coding sequence ATGTCCGCGCCAGAACGGATACCGCAGAAGCCGGGTGTGACGGCGGAGGCGGTGCTGGCCCGTGGCGAGTTGACCGTGCACGGGCGCATCGCGGAAGCCTCCAACGCCGTTCTCTACGCCACCGCCGGCCTCGACGGGCACCACCTGCCGTGCGTCTACAAGCCGATCGCGGGGGAGCGCCCGCTGTGGGACTTCCCCGAGGGGACCCTCGCCCAGCGGGAGGTCGCCGCCTACGAGGTGTCCCGCGCGCTGGGCTGGGACCTCGTGCCGCCCACGGTGCTGCGCGACGGGCCGCACGGCGAGGGCATGTGCCAGCTCTGGGTGGGCCCGACGCCGGACGATCCAGGTGACCCGGACGCCCCCGAGCGGGGCCCGGACGGGCTCCTCGCGCTGGTCGACGCGGACGCGCCGGAGCCCGGCTGGAAGGCCGTCGGGTTCGCGGACGTCGGCGGCGGCCGGACCGCGCTGCTGGTGCACGCCGACGACGAACGGCTGCGCCGGATCGCCGCCCTGGACGCGGTCATCAACAACGGCGACCGCAAGGGCGGCCATCTGCTGCCGCTCGCGGACGGCCGGCTGTTCGGCATCGACCACGGTGTCACGTTCCACATCGAGAACAAGCTCCGGACGCTGCTGTGGGGGTGGGCCGGCGAGCCGCTGCCGACCGCCGTACGCGCGGCCCTGAGCCTGCTTCAGGACCAACTCGCCGACGCCGGGCCGCTGATGGCCCGGCTGCGCGAGCTCATCACCGCGGCCGAGTGCGAGGCGCTGCGTGACCGGACGGCGGATCTGCTGAGCGACGGCCACTATCCGCGGCCCACCGGCGAGTGGCCCGCCATCCCCTGGCCCCTGGTCTAG
- a CDS encoding aldo/keto reductase, whose protein sequence is MDLRHLGRTGLRVSRLGLGTLTWTRDTGENDASELLKTFWEAGGTLVDTADVYADGGAEYLLGRLIGGLVPRADLVIATKAGSVPDPDRRFDSSRGHLLAALDASLERLGVDHVDVWQVHAFDTATPLEETLRALDIAVSSGRARYAGVSNFCGWQLAKAATWQLAAPDTRFPLASTQMEYSLLQRGVEREVLPAARDLGVGLLPSSPLGRGVLTGKYRRGARPAGSRGASDQLAAFVAPYLDEAAGRIVDAVTIAADGLAVTPLQVALAWVRDRPGVTAPIVGARTARQLAEALSVEALNLPEEIRRALDDVSAPLHRYPDQDWSSL, encoded by the coding sequence ATGGATCTCAGGCACCTGGGCCGCACCGGCCTGCGCGTCTCCCGGCTCGGTCTCGGCACCCTCACCTGGACCCGCGACACCGGCGAGAACGACGCCTCGGAACTGCTGAAGACGTTCTGGGAAGCGGGCGGCACCCTGGTGGACACGGCCGACGTCTACGCGGACGGCGGTGCCGAATACCTGCTGGGCCGGCTGATCGGCGGCCTGGTGCCACGCGCGGACCTCGTCATCGCCACCAAGGCGGGCAGCGTGCCGGATCCGGACCGTCGTTTCGACTCCTCGCGCGGGCACCTGCTCGCCGCGCTCGACGCCTCCCTCGAACGGCTCGGCGTCGACCACGTGGACGTGTGGCAGGTGCACGCCTTCGACACGGCGACCCCGCTGGAGGAGACGCTCCGGGCCCTGGACATCGCGGTGAGCAGCGGCCGGGCCCGGTACGCCGGGGTGTCCAACTTCTGCGGCTGGCAGCTCGCCAAGGCCGCCACCTGGCAACTGGCCGCGCCGGACACCCGGTTCCCGCTCGCCAGCACCCAGATGGAGTACTCGCTGCTCCAGCGCGGGGTGGAGCGGGAAGTGCTGCCCGCCGCGCGGGACCTGGGCGTCGGACTGCTGCCGTCCTCACCGCTCGGGCGCGGGGTGCTCACCGGCAAGTACCGGCGGGGAGCCCGGCCGGCGGGCTCGCGCGGGGCGTCCGACCAGCTCGCGGCGTTCGTCGCGCCGTACCTGGACGAGGCGGCGGGCCGGATCGTGGACGCGGTGACGATAGCGGCGGACGGGCTCGCGGTGACCCCGCTCCAGGTGGCGCTCGCGTGGGTGCGCGACCGGCCGGGGGTGACGGCGCCGATCGTGGGCGCGCGGACGGCGCGGCAGCTCGCCGAGGCGTTGTCAGTGGAGGCCCTTAACCTTCCGGAGGAGATCCGCCGAGCGCTGGACGACGTCTCGGCGCCGCTGCACCGTTACCCCGACCAGGACTGGAGCTCCCTGTGA